A window of the Salvelinus alpinus chromosome 3, SLU_Salpinus.1, whole genome shotgun sequence genome harbors these coding sequences:
- the pyroxd2 gene encoding pyridine nucleotide-disulfide oxidoreductase domain-containing protein 2 isoform X2, producing MRDPHAFTPMLEEGVGGLPPRSLLLGSDLAMNQREIGKFSETDAKAYPEFITHLDKLAAAIHPLLDSPPVDIAGLTGGALRRRMAALRSALPLVQCGLKLGKNIPDFYEIVTAPIMKILNRWFESEPLKATLATDAVIGAMTSPNSPGSGYVLLHHVMGELEKEKGAWGYVEGGMGGVSKAIASSARSHGADIFTEQDVHQVLVGSDGSAKGVVLKDGTEIYSRVVLSNATPYVTFKTLTPQSALSPAFIKAVDQIDYTSPVTKINVAVDKLPNFLAAPTPDGKPGPHHQCSIHLNCESVEVLQTAYENCMEGRPSSRPMIEMTIPSVLDPTLAPPGSHVVLLFTQFTPYSLVGGRAWTDQDREAFADSVFSWIEQYAPGFKSSIVGKDVLTPPDLERIFGLTGGNIFHGAMSLDQLYLARPLPSLSDYRSPIKGLYLCGSGSHPGGGVMGSPGWNAALAAMADLKRG from the exons ATGCGGGACCCCCATGCCTTCACCCCAATGTTGGAGGAGGGGGTAGGCGGTCTCCCCCCTCGGTCTCTACTGCTGGGCTCAGACCTGGCCATGAACCAGAGGGAGATCGGCAAGTTCTCTGAGACAGACGCCAAG GCGTACCCAGAGTTTATAACCCACCTGGATAAGTTAGCGGCGGCCATCCATCCCCTCCTGGACTCGCCCCCAGTAGACATCGCAGGGTTAACCGGCGGGGCCCTGAGGAGGAGGATGGCAGCACTGAGGAGTGCCTTGCCCCTTGTCCAATGTG GCCTGAAACTGGGCAAGAACATTCCAGACTTCTATGAGATCGTAACTGCACCAATAATGAAG ATCCTGAACCGTTGGTTTGAATCTGAGCCTCTTAAAGCCACACTGGCTACAGATGCTGTGATAGGAGCTATGACCAGCCCTAACAGCCCTGGCAgtgg GTATGTCCTCCTTCATCATGTGATGGGGgagctggagaaggagaagggagcGTGGGGTTATGTGGAGGGGGGCATGGGAGGGGTGTCCAAGGCCATCGCTAGCTCTGCCCGCTCCCACGGAGCAGACATCTTTACTGAACAG GATGTGCATCAGGTCTTGGTAGGGTCAGATGGCAGTGCCAAGGGGGTGGTCCTGAAGGATGGCACAGAGATCTACAGCAGAGTGGTACTGTCCAACGCTACACCCTACGTCACctttaaaacactcactcctcaG AGTGCTCTTTCTCCAGCATTCATCAAAGCTGTAGATCAGATAGACTACACCTCCCCTGTCACTAAGATTAATG TGGCAGTGGATAAGCTTCCTAACTTTTTAGCGGCCCCCACACCAGACGGCAAGCCTGGCCCACACCACCAGTGTTCTATCCACCTCAACTGTGAGAGTGTGGAGGTGTTACAGACAGCCTACGAAAACTGCATGGAGGGACGGCCCTCGTCCAG GCCCATGATCGAGATGACCATTCCATCGGTGTTGGACCCAACTCTGGCTCCCCCTGGTAGTCATGTGGTGTTACTGTTCACCCAGTTTACGCCATATAGTCTGGTGGGAGGGAGAGCGTGGACAGACCAGGACAGAGAGGCCTTTGCAGACTCAG TATTTAGCTGGATTGAGCAGTATGCCCCTGGGTTCAAATCCTCCATTGTTGGCAAAGACGTCCTGACTCCCCCCGACCTGGAGAGGATATTTGGCCTAACTggaggg AATATCTTCCACGGAGCAATGTCATTGGATCAGCTCTACCTCGCTCGACCTCTACCCTCCCTTTCAGACTACCGTTCACCAATCAAAGGGCTTTATCTTTGTGGCAGTGGCTCCCATCCAG GTGGTGGAGTGATGGGGTCTCCAGGGTGGAATGCTGCTCTGGCTGCCATGGCCGACCTGAAACGTGGCTGA
- the pyroxd2 gene encoding pyridine nucleotide-disulfide oxidoreductase domain-containing protein 2 isoform X1, with the protein MAATVWTGRTRQAVTTLGTVTRASHSAVKSHYDAVIIGGGHNGLVAAAYLQKGGLKTAVLERRHVLGGAAVSEEIIPGFHFSRCSYLLSLLRPHIFRDLELKKHGLKLYMRDPHAFTPMLEEGVGGLPPRSLLLGSDLAMNQREIGKFSETDAKAYPEFITHLDKLAAAIHPLLDSPPVDIAGLTGGALRRRMAALRSALPLVQCGLKLGKNIPDFYEIVTAPIMKILNRWFESEPLKATLATDAVIGAMTSPNSPGSGYVLLHHVMGELEKEKGAWGYVEGGMGGVSKAIASSARSHGADIFTEQDVHQVLVGSDGSAKGVVLKDGTEIYSRVVLSNATPYVTFKTLTPQSALSPAFIKAVDQIDYTSPVTKINVAVDKLPNFLAAPTPDGKPGPHHQCSIHLNCESVEVLQTAYENCMEGRPSSRPMIEMTIPSVLDPTLAPPGSHVVLLFTQFTPYSLVGGRAWTDQDREAFADSVFSWIEQYAPGFKSSIVGKDVLTPPDLERIFGLTGGNIFHGAMSLDQLYLARPLPSLSDYRSPIKGLYLCGSGSHPGGGVMGSPGWNAALAAMADLKRG; encoded by the exons GACACAATGGACTGGTAGCG GCAGCCTATCTGCAGAAGGGTGGGCTGAAGACAGCAGTTCTGGAACGCAGACACGTTCTGGGAGGGGCGGCAGTGTCGGAGGAAATCATCCCAG gTTTCCATTTCTCCCGGTGTTCCTATCTCCTCAGCCTACTCAGACCACACATCTTCAGAGACCTGGAGCTCAAG aaacATGGACTGAAGCTGTACATGCGGGACCCCCATGCCTTCACCCCAATGTTGGAGGAGGGGGTAGGCGGTCTCCCCCCTCGGTCTCTACTGCTGGGCTCAGACCTGGCCATGAACCAGAGGGAGATCGGCAAGTTCTCTGAGACAGACGCCAAG GCGTACCCAGAGTTTATAACCCACCTGGATAAGTTAGCGGCGGCCATCCATCCCCTCCTGGACTCGCCCCCAGTAGACATCGCAGGGTTAACCGGCGGGGCCCTGAGGAGGAGGATGGCAGCACTGAGGAGTGCCTTGCCCCTTGTCCAATGTG GCCTGAAACTGGGCAAGAACATTCCAGACTTCTATGAGATCGTAACTGCACCAATAATGAAG ATCCTGAACCGTTGGTTTGAATCTGAGCCTCTTAAAGCCACACTGGCTACAGATGCTGTGATAGGAGCTATGACCAGCCCTAACAGCCCTGGCAgtgg GTATGTCCTCCTTCATCATGTGATGGGGgagctggagaaggagaagggagcGTGGGGTTATGTGGAGGGGGGCATGGGAGGGGTGTCCAAGGCCATCGCTAGCTCTGCCCGCTCCCACGGAGCAGACATCTTTACTGAACAG GATGTGCATCAGGTCTTGGTAGGGTCAGATGGCAGTGCCAAGGGGGTGGTCCTGAAGGATGGCACAGAGATCTACAGCAGAGTGGTACTGTCCAACGCTACACCCTACGTCACctttaaaacactcactcctcaG AGTGCTCTTTCTCCAGCATTCATCAAAGCTGTAGATCAGATAGACTACACCTCCCCTGTCACTAAGATTAATG TGGCAGTGGATAAGCTTCCTAACTTTTTAGCGGCCCCCACACCAGACGGCAAGCCTGGCCCACACCACCAGTGTTCTATCCACCTCAACTGTGAGAGTGTGGAGGTGTTACAGACAGCCTACGAAAACTGCATGGAGGGACGGCCCTCGTCCAG GCCCATGATCGAGATGACCATTCCATCGGTGTTGGACCCAACTCTGGCTCCCCCTGGTAGTCATGTGGTGTTACTGTTCACCCAGTTTACGCCATATAGTCTGGTGGGAGGGAGAGCGTGGACAGACCAGGACAGAGAGGCCTTTGCAGACTCAG TATTTAGCTGGATTGAGCAGTATGCCCCTGGGTTCAAATCCTCCATTGTTGGCAAAGACGTCCTGACTCCCCCCGACCTGGAGAGGATATTTGGCCTAACTggaggg AATATCTTCCACGGAGCAATGTCATTGGATCAGCTCTACCTCGCTCGACCTCTACCCTCCCTTTCAGACTACCGTTCACCAATCAAAGGGCTTTATCTTTGTGGCAGTGGCTCCCATCCAG GTGGTGGAGTGATGGGGTCTCCAGGGTGGAATGCTGCTCTGGCTGCCATGGCCGACCTGAAACGTGGCTGA